A genomic segment from Pseudorca crassidens isolate mPseCra1 chromosome 6, mPseCra1.hap1, whole genome shotgun sequence encodes:
- the CDK5R2 gene encoding cyclin-dependent kinase 5 activator 2, whose amino-acid sequence MGTVLSLSPASSAKGRRPGGLPEEKKKAPPSGDEALGGYGAPPVGKGGKGESRLKRPSVLISALTWKRLVAASAKKKKGSKKVTPKPASTGADSLVQQRNRENLLRKGRDPPDGGGAAKPLAVPVPTVPAAAATCEPPSGGSAVAPPPGSGGGKPPPPPPPAPQAAPPVPGGSPRRVIVQASTGELLRCLGDFVCRRCYRLKELSPGELVGWFRGVDRSLLLQGWQDQAFITPANLVFVYLLCRESLRGDELASAAELQAAFLTCLYLAYSYMGNEISYPLKPFLVEPDKERFWQRCLRLIQRLSPQMLRLNADPHFFTQVFQDLKNEGEAAAGAGGPPSGGAPAASSSSAARDSCATGAKHWTMNLDR is encoded by the coding sequence ATGGGCACGGTGCTGTCTCTTTCCCCCGCCTCCTCGGCCAAGGGCCGGAGGCCCGGCGGGCTGCCCGAGGAGAAGAAGAAGGCGCCGCCCTCGGGAGACGAGGCGCTGGGGGGATACGGGGCGCCGCCAGTAGGCAAGGGCGGTAAAGGCGAGAGCCGGCTCAAGCGGCCGTCCGTGCTCATCTCGGCGCTCACCTGGAAGCGGCTTGTGGCCGCGTCTGCCAAGAAGAAGAAAGGCAGCAAGAAGGTGACGCCCAAGCCGGCGTCCACCGGCGCGGACTCCCTGGTCCAGCAACGCAACCGCGAGAACCTTCTCCGCAAGGGTCGGGACCCCCCCGACGGCGGCGGCGCCGCCAAGCCCCTGGCGGTGCCCGTGCCCACCGTGCCCGCGGCCGCCGCCACCTGCGAGCCGCCGTCGGGGGGCAGCGCCGTCGCCCCACCTCCAGGCTCCGGTGGAGGgaaaccgccgccgccgccgcccccagcCCCGCAGGCGGCGCCGCCGGTACCTGGCGGCTCGCCGCGGCGGGTCATCGTGCAGGCGTCTACGGGAGAGCTGCTGCGCTGCCTGGGCGACTTCGTGTGCCGACGCTGCTACCGTCTCAAGGAGCTAAGCCCAGGCGAGCTGGTGGGCTGGTTCCGCGGAGTGGACCGCTCGCTGCTGCTGCAGGGCTGGCAAGACCAGGCCTTCATTACGCCCGCCAACCTGGTGTTCGTGTACCTGCTGTGCCGCGAGTCGCTGCGCGGGGATGAGCTGGCGTCGGCCGCCGAGCTGCAGGCTGCCTTCCTCACCTGCCTCTACCTCGCCTACTCCTACATGGGCAATGAGATCTCCTACCCGCTCAAGCCCTTCCTCGTGGAGCCCGACAAGGAGCGCTTCTGGCAACGCTGCCTGCGCCTCATCCAGCGGCTCAGTCCGCAGATGCTGCGGCTCAACGCCGACCCCCACTTCTTCACGCAGGTCTTCCAAGACCTCAAGAACGAGGGCGAGGCCGCTGCCGGCGCCGGGGGTCCTCCCAGCGGGGGAGCGCCCGCGGCCTCCTCCTCCTCGGCCGCCAGGGACAGCTGCGCGACTGGAGCCAAGCACTGGACTATGAACCTGGACCGCTAG